The genomic DNA CCCACCTATACTCCATTTAGCAATCTCCtatgtattttgacatttgtataAGGATCAGCTACAGTCGCAGGTTTTACTGTGTTCAATGAAGTAGCATTGATAGAAATCTTCTACTCCGTATTCCCACAGATCTAAACTGGACGAAGCAAAAGAAGTACAGAGTCTGAGGAAGAGACAAAGCGGGGTCAGGTAACGAAATGGTGCTGGTGTGAACGTTTTTAACTCGTAGACTTTGGAAgcacacaaatccacacatcTACATGTTATGAGCAATGTGGCACCAGGTGATTTGTTGCCTAAGTTACAAAGATGGTCAACGCTGATCCTTGACGCATGAGTTGACTTTTGGGACCCATTGGGCCTcatgtaagaaaatgtttgtatttttatcgTAAATTTCTCCTTCTTTTTTCCTTACAAAAAATTGAGAAAGCAAGACCATCTAAGTCTTCTTTTGACTAAAATCCTAAATTTGTTACCAATAACTTGTACACTGTAATAGACAAGTGGTTGGCCTCGCAGTACATTTGGGAATGGTATGGAAATATGTATTTGCTAGTGATTATGTGAATGCAAATGACATAATTTaagatttaagaacaaatctgttcatacgAGTGGTTTGTGCATGAAGCCCAATGTTCAGAAATCAGAACTTCTTTCTGTATTGTGGCAAATGATTGAAATGTCTGTGGTTGTCACTGTTTCAGTGTTGCAGCATTATTAGTGGGAGAGAAGCTGCCTTTGGATGCTGAGATAGAGGTAAGGGATTTATTTTCTCCATAAAGGTGAAGATACTGTAGTCCCATCATGCAATGGTACTTAAGCTTGATATGTCTTGCATGTGCCAGTAGGATGTGGTTTTATGATGACAGCACATCATTTGTTTGGATTTTTGTCACACCCTAGGATGACCCTTTCAAGTTGAAGACCGGAGGGATTGTTGACATGAAAAAAGTAAAGGACAGAAATCGTGACATGTAAGGAAATATATTTGAAGAAAACATGCACTTCAGAATGGCATTTTCTGACTGGAATATTTACTTGGCTTGTATATtacaatatttgtgtgtgtgtgtgtgtgtgttatgtgtctATAATGTGTATAATAACCAGATTTTATTGTGTAGGACTGAGGAGGACACCGATCTTAATCTTGGAACGTCTTTCTCAGCGGAGACAAATCGGCGAGATGAAGATGCAGACATGTATGTTCCTTAACACTTGGTTATGGTTGTCAGGCCTTAGCTATGCATACCTGAATAGTAGCTTTGGTGATAAAGTAACTTGGTTTGTCCATATATTACAtgcagtataacacacacattgCATTATTCTGACATGGATACCATCTACCCCTTATTCAAGtcagcttctgtgtgtgtgtgtttaatctATAGGTTTCCCATGTGTAGATTCCTTGTGGGTCCTCAATGGAATAAGTGTAATACTGCTGGAAACTCCAGTTGAATTGCATGTCATTGTACTAAGGAAGTCATGCACGCCTGGTCAGAGTTTCTGCGATGCATTAATAGACTACATTTTGTCCTGCCTGATTTGGCTTCAGGATGAAGTACATTGAGACGGagctaaagaagaagaaagggcTTGTGGAGACGGAGGAgcagaaagtgaaagtgaagAATGCAGAAGACCAGCTCTATGAGCTCCCAGAAAACATCAATGTTTCCTCCGCCAAGAAGACAGAGGAAATGTTATCCAATCAGATGCTGAGTGGCATTCCAGAGG from Conger conger chromosome 12, fConCon1.1, whole genome shotgun sequence includes the following:
- the c12h9orf78 gene encoding splicing factor C9orf78 homolog, translated to MPSSKNFRRRREDSDDEEDEETAAVVRSKLDEAKEVQSLRKRQSGVSVAALLVGEKLPLDAEIEDDPFKLKTGGIVDMKKVKDRNRDMTEEDTDLNLGTSFSAETNRRDEDADMMKYIETELKKKKGLVETEEQKVKVKNAEDQLYELPENINVSSAKKTEEMLSNQMLSGIPEVDLGIDAKIKNIIFTEEAKAKLLAEQRNKKKDNGTSFVPTNIAVNYVQHNRFYHEDVNAPARRHREEPKARPLRVGDTEKPEPEQTPPNRKRPANEKATDDYHYEKFKKMNRRY